From the Pseudoxanthobacter soli DSM 19599 genome, one window contains:
- the msrB gene encoding peptide-methionine (R)-S-oxide reductase MsrB translates to MSDTMPARREKVIKSDAAWKAELTPEQYRVTRRAGTERAFTGPFWDETRAGLYACICCGEPLFRSETKFNAGCGWPSFFTPVEEEVIDEHDDTSFLMHRTEVRCARCDAHLGHVFPDGPPPTGLRYCINGTALTFFPDED, encoded by the coding sequence ATGTCCGACACGATGCCGGCCCGCCGCGAGAAAGTGATCAAGTCCGACGCCGCGTGGAAGGCCGAACTCACGCCCGAACAATATCGCGTGACCCGCCGCGCCGGCACCGAGCGGGCGTTCACAGGCCCGTTCTGGGACGAGACCCGAGCCGGGCTCTATGCCTGCATCTGCTGCGGCGAGCCGCTGTTCCGGTCGGAGACCAAGTTCAATGCCGGCTGCGGCTGGCCGAGCTTCTTCACGCCGGTGGAGGAAGAGGTCATCGACGAGCACGACGACACCTCGTTCCTGATGCACCGCACGGAGGTCCGCTGCGCGCGCTGCGACGCTCACCTCGGCCACGTCTTTCCGGATGGACCGCCGCCGACCGGCTTGCGCTACTGCATCAACGGCACGGCGCTGACGTTCTTTCCCGACGAGGATTGA
- a CDS encoding cation:proton antiporter, whose amino-acid sequence MDLALFLRIATGIALVLFSAAFVLMVVRIVRGPTLPDRIIALDMLVAAVVGFIATIAVRTGQMLYVDVAISLALVGFLSTVAFARFVLARGRSREAGDADTAGTAAEKETAP is encoded by the coding sequence ATCGACCTCGCCCTGTTCCTGCGGATCGCGACCGGAATCGCGCTGGTGCTGTTCTCCGCCGCGTTCGTGCTGATGGTGGTGCGCATCGTGCGCGGGCCGACGCTGCCCGACCGCATCATCGCGCTCGACATGCTGGTGGCGGCGGTGGTGGGCTTCATCGCCACCATCGCGGTGCGCACCGGCCAGATGCTCTATGTCGACGTGGCGATCTCGCTCGCGCTGGTCGGCTTCCTCTCGACCGTCGCCTTCGCGCGGTTCGTGCTGGCGCGGGGACGATCCCGGGAGGCCGGCGACGCCGATACCGCCGGAACGGCCGCTGAGAAGGAGACCGCACCATGA
- a CDS encoding MnhB domain-containing protein, with the protein MNTVIFRAFAPYLTALMLIYSVFVTLRGHNEPGGGFIGGLIAASAFAIYGIAFGPGAMRRATVVHPISVAACGLLLSALSGLPSLVFAEPYLTSQWVSPTVFGTVIDLSTPMLFDIGVYLVVVGAFTSIALILEDGEVG; encoded by the coding sequence ATGAACACCGTCATCTTCCGGGCGTTCGCCCCCTACCTCACCGCGCTGATGCTGATCTATTCCGTGTTCGTCACTTTGCGCGGCCACAACGAGCCGGGCGGCGGCTTCATCGGCGGCCTGATCGCGGCCTCGGCCTTCGCCATCTACGGCATCGCGTTCGGGCCGGGTGCCATGCGGCGGGCGACAGTGGTGCACCCGATCAGCGTGGCCGCCTGTGGTCTTCTGCTTTCGGCGCTTTCGGGGCTGCCGTCGCTGGTGTTCGCCGAGCCCTATCTCACCTCCCAATGGGTCAGTCCCACGGTGTTCGGGACGGTGATCGACCTCTCGACCCCGATGCTGTTCGATATCGGCGTCTATCTCGTCGTGGTCGGTGCCTTCACCTCCATCGCCCTGATCCTCGAAGATGGCGAGGTGGGCTGA
- the mbhE gene encoding hydrogen gas-evolving membrane-bound hydrogenase subunit E has protein sequence MGGGTLIVALAPFAAALLAPFVERSLRERAAKATGWILALVPALVFVWFASLAGRVSGGETLLFSVDWVPSLGVRYAMAIDGLSLVFALAITGIGTLVVIYAGAYLAGHPGLGRFFSFIFLFMGAMLGLVLSDDLIAMFVFWELTSITSFLLIGFDHEREAARRAALQALIVTGGGGLLLLGAVVMIANVTGSTSISALISGPGLQQTALYLPILILVLGGAFTKSAQVPLHFWLPNAMEAPTPVSAYLHSATMVKAGLYLVMRLHPALGDTAAWTTILPLFGGATFLTGMVLAVRQTDLKLMLAQTTVASLGLIMMLVGFGTPAAIEAAAAYLVAHALFKGGLFMVAGTIDHEAGTRDIRRLGGLRRHMPLTFAAAACGAMSMAGLPPFLGFIAKEEVYGALAGLPSAAVTAVAVGFVGNALMVTIAAALVIKPFLGREVRAGATDAGASDTAASHGHAGGGHGGHAAAGHVHEGPPGLWLGPVVLALAGLATALLAHATGTLLIGPMAAAIEGPAGAGEAVDLHLVPHALVPAFALSVLTILAGLILLVRLDLLRAAVDRALGTVGWGPDKGFDQAVSALIRLAVAARDLLHGGHLEAYINIAVVAIIAALFAPMIAYGAWPALPWSVLWPRGMTIYELAMLAIAVAGLYAVLAAQSRLVAIVSLGIQGFAVAVLFLLFGAPDLSFTQFMVETLSVVILTLVMTRLDLAPSDHRTPMERVRDGALAVLAGTGFGLLLLWVTAGAFDDRLSAFFSAYSRAIAHGRNIVNVIIVDFRGLDTLGEISVVLVTGLAILALVTLKARAGTAKTGTHGEERA, from the coding sequence ATGGGCGGAGGCACGCTGATCGTCGCACTGGCGCCGTTTGCCGCCGCGCTGCTCGCCCCGTTCGTAGAGCGCTCTCTGCGGGAACGCGCGGCGAAGGCGACCGGCTGGATTCTCGCACTCGTGCCCGCCCTGGTGTTCGTCTGGTTCGCGAGCCTCGCCGGGCGCGTTTCGGGCGGCGAGACGCTGCTGTTCTCCGTCGACTGGGTCCCCTCCCTCGGGGTGCGCTACGCGATGGCGATCGACGGGCTTTCGCTCGTGTTCGCGCTCGCGATCACGGGCATCGGCACGCTGGTCGTGATCTATGCCGGTGCCTATCTCGCCGGGCATCCCGGCCTCGGGCGGTTCTTCTCGTTCATCTTCCTGTTCATGGGTGCGATGCTCGGGCTCGTCCTCTCGGACGACCTCATCGCCATGTTCGTGTTCTGGGAACTGACCTCGATCACGTCGTTCCTGCTGATCGGCTTCGATCACGAGCGCGAGGCGGCCCGGCGGGCGGCGCTGCAGGCGCTGATCGTCACCGGCGGCGGCGGCCTTCTGCTGCTCGGTGCCGTGGTGATGATCGCGAACGTCACGGGCTCGACTTCGATCTCCGCGCTCATCTCAGGTCCGGGCCTGCAGCAGACCGCGCTCTACCTTCCGATCCTCATCCTCGTGCTCGGTGGCGCCTTCACGAAGTCTGCGCAGGTGCCGCTGCATTTCTGGCTGCCGAACGCCATGGAGGCGCCGACGCCGGTGTCGGCCTACCTGCATTCGGCCACCATGGTGAAGGCCGGGCTCTATCTGGTGATGCGGCTCCATCCCGCGCTCGGCGACACGGCCGCCTGGACCACCATCCTGCCGCTGTTTGGCGGCGCGACCTTCCTCACCGGCATGGTGCTCGCGGTGCGCCAGACCGATCTGAAGCTGATGCTCGCCCAGACCACCGTCGCCTCTCTCGGGCTGATCATGATGCTGGTCGGCTTCGGCACGCCGGCAGCCATCGAGGCGGCGGCGGCCTATCTCGTCGCTCATGCGCTGTTCAAGGGCGGGCTGTTCATGGTGGCCGGCACAATCGACCACGAGGCCGGCACGCGCGACATCCGCCGGCTCGGTGGCCTACGGCGACACATGCCGCTGACCTTCGCCGCCGCCGCCTGCGGCGCGATGTCGATGGCGGGCCTGCCGCCCTTCCTCGGCTTCATCGCCAAGGAAGAGGTCTATGGCGCGCTCGCCGGGTTGCCCTCGGCGGCCGTGACGGCGGTCGCGGTCGGTTTCGTCGGCAATGCGCTGATGGTGACCATCGCCGCCGCGCTGGTGATCAAGCCATTCCTCGGTCGCGAGGTTCGCGCCGGCGCTACAGATGCAGGTGCCTCCGATACCGCTGCGTCCCATGGACATGCCGGCGGCGGCCACGGTGGGCACGCCGCTGCCGGCCATGTCCACGAAGGGCCGCCGGGCCTCTGGCTCGGGCCGGTGGTGCTGGCGCTCGCGGGGCTCGCAACGGCGCTGCTGGCCCATGCCACCGGAACGCTGCTGATCGGCCCGATGGCGGCGGCGATCGAGGGGCCGGCCGGCGCGGGCGAAGCCGTCGACCTGCACCTCGTTCCCCACGCGCTGGTGCCGGCTTTCGCGCTGTCCGTCCTGACGATCCTCGCCGGGCTCATCCTGCTCGTGCGGCTCGATCTGTTGCGCGCCGCCGTCGACCGTGCCCTCGGCACTGTCGGTTGGGGACCCGACAAGGGGTTCGACCAGGCCGTTTCCGCCCTGATCCGCCTCGCGGTCGCCGCGCGCGACCTTCTGCACGGCGGTCACCTGGAGGCCTATATCAACATCGCGGTGGTGGCGATCATCGCCGCGTTGTTCGCGCCGATGATCGCGTACGGCGCCTGGCCGGCGCTGCCCTGGTCGGTGCTGTGGCCGCGGGGCATGACGATCTACGAACTCGCCATGCTGGCGATTGCCGTCGCCGGCCTCTATGCTGTCCTCGCCGCGCAGAGCCGCCTCGTCGCCATCGTCTCGCTCGGCATCCAGGGCTTCGCGGTGGCGGTGCTGTTCCTGCTGTTCGGCGCGCCTGACCTGTCCTTCACCCAGTTCATGGTCGAGACGCTCTCGGTCGTGATCCTGACCCTGGTGATGACACGCCTCGACCTCGCGCCGAGCGATCATCGCACACCGATGGAGCGCGTGCGTGACGGGGCGCTGGCGGTGCTCGCCGGCACCGGGTTCGGCCTGCTGCTGCTGTGGGTAACCGCGGGTGCGTTCGACGACCGCCTTTCGGCGTTCTTCTCGGCCTATAGCCGGGCGATCGCCCACGGCCGCAACATCGTGAACGTCATCATCGTCGACTTCCGCGGCCTCGACACGCTGGGCGAGATCTCCGTGGTGCTGGTGACCGGGCTCGCCATCCTCGCGCTGGTGACGCTGAAGGCCCGTGCCGGGACCGCGAAGACTGGCACGCACGGGGAGGAGAGGGCATGA
- a CDS encoding helix-turn-helix domain-containing protein has product MRVLATSGASGVEGVSAVVPVTVEPEAMRRILEATVAAVFHLPVAELDAPTRRRAPVAFGRQVAMYIAHVGIGLSLTEVGRLFGRDRTTAAHACRLIEERRDDPDLDGRLAMIEAMIGAWRSGLAALERGT; this is encoded by the coding sequence GTGCGTGTGTTGGCAACGAGCGGTGCGAGCGGCGTCGAAGGGGTTTCCGCGGTCGTGCCGGTGACGGTCGAACCGGAGGCCATGCGGCGCATTCTGGAGGCGACGGTGGCGGCGGTGTTCCATCTGCCGGTGGCGGAGCTCGACGCGCCGACGCGGCGGCGCGCGCCGGTGGCGTTCGGCCGTCAGGTGGCGATGTACATCGCCCATGTGGGGATCGGGCTTTCGCTGACGGAGGTGGGCCGGCTGTTCGGGCGCGACCGCACGACGGCGGCCCACGCCTGCCGGCTGATCGAGGAGCGGCGGGACGATCCCGATCTCGACGGCCGGCTGGCGATGATCGAGGCAATGATCGGCGCGTGGCGAAGCGGGCTCGCGGCGCTGGAGCGGGGCACGTGA
- a CDS encoding SufE family protein, with product MTIDEITETFAFLDDWEERYRYVIDLGRSLPPFPEELRTAENMVQGCTSRVWIVPSVAEGPDGPVLSFLGDSDAHIVRGLVAILVTLYSGRTAGDILAEDADALFRRLGLREHLTPQRSNGLSAMVRRIRHDAEAALQPISGR from the coding sequence ATGACCATCGACGAGATCACCGAAACCTTCGCGTTCCTCGACGACTGGGAAGAGCGCTACCGCTACGTCATCGATCTCGGCCGCTCGCTGCCGCCGTTCCCGGAAGAGCTGCGGACCGCGGAAAACATGGTGCAGGGCTGCACCTCGCGGGTGTGGATCGTGCCCTCGGTCGCCGAAGGGCCGGACGGCCCGGTGCTCTCCTTCCTCGGCGACAGCGACGCCCACATCGTGCGCGGGCTGGTCGCCATCCTCGTCACGCTCTATTCCGGCCGCACCGCCGGCGACATCCTCGCGGAGGACGCCGACGCGCTGTTCCGCCGGCTCGGCCTGCGCGAGCATCTGACGCCGCAGCGCTCCAACGGCCTTTCCGCCATGGTGCGCCGCATCCGTCACGACGCCGAAGCCGCGCTTCAGCCGATCTCCGGCCGGTAG
- a CDS encoding Na+/H+ antiporter subunit E — translation MMPIVFANVLLALAWAAVTGGFSALNLAFGFGLGALALVLIRECTGRPGYLGRIARAAALAGLFLVELAKSAVRVAAMVVSPRLDPHPAIVAFPLTVTSDIEIALLANLITLTPGTLSVDVSDDRRVLFVHCIDAPDPAAVIADIRDGFERKILEAFR, via the coding sequence ATGATGCCGATCGTGTTCGCCAACGTCCTGCTCGCGCTCGCCTGGGCGGCGGTCACCGGCGGGTTTTCGGCGCTCAATCTCGCCTTCGGATTCGGTCTCGGCGCGCTGGCGCTCGTTCTGATCCGCGAATGCACCGGACGGCCCGGCTATCTCGGCCGGATCGCCCGCGCCGCCGCCCTGGCGGGGCTGTTCCTCGTCGAACTCGCCAAGTCGGCCGTCCGGGTCGCGGCGATGGTGGTGTCACCCCGGCTCGACCCGCATCCGGCGATCGTCGCCTTCCCGCTGACGGTGACCTCGGACATCGAGATCGCGCTTCTGGCAAACCTGATCACGCTGACGCCAGGGACATTGTCCGTCGACGTCTCCGACGACCGCAGGGTGCTGTTCGTGCACTGCATCGACGCGCCGGATCCGGCCGCGGTGATCGCCGACATCCGCGACGGGTTCGAGCGCAAGATCCTGGAGGCCTTCAGATGA
- a CDS encoding DUF6456 domain-containing protein, translating into MSKGRDSAITDIKAAKEIVPGGISQGGIEGSGLSRRGRAGGTAGDAGRVRRDGGGGRAPAGLAADVVLDIAESPLGWLSRRPGRDGRPLLSSAQVEAGERLRLDFTRGGLMPRVTQAWQAGGARAARRSGGRGTAGELGDAALDARARFNRAVSAVGPELGGVLTDVCCFLKGLETVEAERGWPVRSAKIVLALALSRLAAHYGLSEAARGPEAARMRSWGAEGYRPEIG; encoded by the coding sequence GTGTCTAAGGGCCGCGACAGCGCCATAACGGACATTAAGGCGGCTAAGGAGATCGTGCCGGGCGGCATCTCGCAGGGTGGCATCGAGGGGAGCGGCCTCTCGCGGCGTGGTCGGGCTGGTGGGACCGCTGGGGATGCGGGCCGGGTGCGGCGGGACGGCGGCGGCGGGCGGGCGCCGGCCGGGCTTGCCGCCGACGTGGTGCTCGACATCGCCGAGAGCCCGCTCGGCTGGCTGAGCCGCAGGCCCGGACGGGACGGGCGGCCGCTGCTGTCATCGGCCCAGGTGGAGGCGGGCGAGCGGCTGCGGCTGGATTTCACCCGGGGCGGGCTGATGCCGCGGGTGACGCAGGCTTGGCAGGCCGGCGGCGCGCGGGCGGCGCGGCGGTCGGGGGGACGCGGGACGGCGGGCGAGCTCGGCGATGCGGCGCTCGATGCGCGTGCGCGGTTCAACCGCGCGGTCTCGGCGGTCGGCCCCGAGCTCGGCGGCGTGCTGACCGACGTGTGCTGCTTCCTGAAGGGACTTGAGACGGTCGAGGCCGAACGCGGCTGGCCGGTGCGCTCGGCCAAGATCGTGCTGGCGCTGGCGCTGTCGCGGCTTGCCGCGCATTACGGGCTTTCGGAGGCCGCGCGCGGACCGGAGGCGGCGCGGATGCGATCCTGGGGTGCCGAGGGCTACCGGCCGGAGATCGGCTGA
- a CDS encoding Na+/H+ antiporter subunit C: MEGIFSVMVGLFFAASLYLMMSRRIVRILIGVAILGNAVNLLIFTAGRLTREVPPVIPPDAVIPAGITANPLPQALILTAIVISFSFFAFLMVLAYRAYQEMGTDAVDEMRLAEPVREPPPPGGY; this comes from the coding sequence ATGGAAGGCATCTTCTCCGTCATGGTCGGGCTGTTCTTCGCCGCGAGCCTCTATCTGATGATGTCGCGGCGCATCGTGCGCATCCTGATCGGCGTCGCGATCCTCGGCAACGCCGTCAACCTGCTGATCTTCACGGCCGGCCGGCTGACGCGCGAGGTGCCGCCGGTGATCCCGCCCGATGCGGTGATTCCGGCCGGCATCACCGCCAATCCGCTGCCCCAGGCGCTGATCCTGACGGCGATCGTGATCTCGTTCTCGTTCTTCGCCTTCCTGATGGTGCTGGCCTATCGCGCCTATCAGGAAATGGGGACCGACGCGGTGGACGAGATGAGGCTGGCGGAGCCCGTCCGGGAACCGCCCCCGCCCGGGGGATATTGA
- the mnhG gene encoding monovalent cation/H(+) antiporter subunit G, whose protein sequence is MSAVAIVLSGVLLVVGAIFALLAAVGILRFGDIYMRMHAASKAGAVGSGLALVAVAVHSGDLAVATRAIAGAIFLLLTSPIAAHLMARAFYKAGYRPSPRTRPDALADAAEGRQRDA, encoded by the coding sequence ATGAGCGCGGTGGCGATCGTGCTTTCAGGCGTCCTTCTGGTGGTGGGCGCAATATTCGCGCTGCTGGCCGCCGTCGGAATCCTGCGGTTCGGCGACATCTACATGCGGATGCATGCGGCGAGCAAGGCGGGGGCGGTGGGCTCCGGCCTTGCGCTGGTGGCGGTCGCGGTGCATTCGGGCGATCTGGCGGTGGCGACACGGGCGATCGCCGGCGCGATCTTCCTGCTTCTGACCTCGCCCATCGCCGCGCATCTGATGGCGCGCGCGTTCTACAAGGCGGGCTATCGCCCCTCGCCGCGCACCCGGCCGGACGCGCTGGCGGACGCCGCGGAGGGGCGGCAGCGCGACGCCTGA
- a CDS encoding MucR family transcriptional regulator yields the protein MSEIAENGSLIDLAADIVSAYVSNNTVPAHELPAIIAEVYSALQKTNGGVVELAPEPVKPAVPVKKSVTPEYIVCLEDGKKFKSLKRHLRTHYNLSPEEYREKWGLPADYPMVAPNYAAARSELAKKMGLGQQRRRGK from the coding sequence ATGAGCGAGATTGCTGAAAACGGCAGCCTGATCGATCTGGCGGCGGATATCGTCTCCGCCTACGTGAGCAACAATACGGTTCCGGCTCACGAACTTCCGGCGATCATTGCCGAGGTTTATTCTGCTCTGCAGAAGACCAATGGCGGTGTCGTCGAACTCGCGCCCGAGCCGGTGAAGCCCGCCGTTCCGGTCAAGAAGTCGGTGACGCCGGAATATATCGTGTGCCTGGAAGACGGCAAGAAGTTCAAGTCGCTGAAGCGGCACCTGCGCACCCACTACAATCTCTCGCCGGAAGAGTACCGCGAGAAGTGGGGCCTGCCGGCCGACTATCCGATGGTTGCGCCGAACTACGCGGCGGCCCGGTCCGAGCTTGCCAAGAAGATGGGCCTCGGCCAGCAGCGCCGTCGCGGCAAGTGA
- a CDS encoding S9 family peptidase: protein MTEANSAVSALRLDPAAGIPPRAARRPAETTFHGDTRADEYAWLRSAEWRTVMRDPSALEPDIRTHLDAENAYCEAVLAPLTGLRQTLVAELRGRIREDDSSVPAPDGPYAYAMRYREGGEHPLVVRTPRAGGPEETLLDGDALAAGKSYFRLAAADHSPDHSLLLYGSDETGGEVFTLRVRDLAFGADTGDVVTDTSGDAVWEADSRAFLYVRLDEEHRPAAVYRHVLGTPAETDSLIYAEADPGFFVSVGETQSGRFLSVDVHDHETSESWLIDQQDPERRLVLVAPRVTAETYSIDHGGGDSFVILTNAGDAEDYKLVTAPVSDPGRETWRDLVAHRPGCLILSHTAFAGHIVRLEREGGLPRIVVRRIEDGAEHAIAFAEEAYSLGMSGGYEADTTTLRFTYSSMTTPAQVYDYDMEARTRVLRKEQEVPSGHDPALYVTRRLEAVAPDGETVPVSVLHRRDIALDGSAPCLLYGYGAYGISIPASFSTNALSLVDRGFVYAIAHVRGGKDKGFRWYKAGRREAKVNTFTDFIAVARHLAALGFTAPGRIVAQGGSAGGMLMGAVANMAPDMFGGIIAEVPFVDVLNTMLDATLPLTPPEWPEWGNPIEDAEAYRRIKAYSPYDGVSAQAYPAILALAGLTDPRVTYWEPAKWVARLRAAKTDANPLLLRTNMDAGHGGAAGRFARLEEVALVQAFALAVTGRA, encoded by the coding sequence ATGACCGAAGCAAACTCCGCCGTTTCCGCCCTTCGCCTCGATCCCGCGGCGGGTATCCCGCCGCGCGCGGCCCGCCGGCCGGCTGAGACGACCTTCCACGGCGACACCCGCGCGGACGAATATGCCTGGCTGCGCAGCGCCGAGTGGCGCACCGTGATGCGCGATCCTTCCGCGCTCGAGCCGGATATCCGCACCCACCTCGACGCCGAGAACGCCTATTGCGAGGCCGTGCTCGCCCCGCTCACCGGGCTGCGCCAGACGCTGGTCGCCGAACTGCGCGGCCGCATCCGCGAGGACGACAGCTCGGTGCCAGCGCCGGACGGCCCCTATGCCTATGCCATGCGCTACCGCGAGGGCGGCGAGCATCCGCTGGTGGTGCGGACGCCGCGCGCCGGCGGGCCGGAGGAAACCCTTCTCGACGGCGACGCGCTCGCAGCCGGCAAGAGCTATTTCCGCCTCGCCGCTGCCGACCATTCCCCCGACCATTCGCTGCTGCTCTACGGCTCCGACGAGACCGGCGGCGAGGTGTTCACGCTGCGTGTGCGCGACCTCGCCTTCGGCGCCGACACCGGCGACGTGGTGACGGACACCTCCGGCGATGCCGTCTGGGAGGCGGATTCCCGCGCCTTCCTCTATGTCCGCCTCGACGAGGAGCACCGCCCGGCGGCCGTCTACCGCCATGTGCTCGGCACTCCGGCCGAGACCGACAGCCTGATCTATGCCGAAGCCGATCCCGGCTTCTTCGTCTCGGTCGGCGAAACCCAGTCCGGCCGGTTCCTGAGCGTCGACGTCCACGACCACGAGACCTCCGAAAGCTGGCTGATCGACCAGCAGGACCCGGAGCGACGCCTCGTTCTCGTCGCGCCGCGCGTGACGGCCGAAACCTATTCCATCGACCACGGCGGCGGCGACAGCTTCGTCATCCTCACCAACGCCGGCGACGCGGAGGACTACAAGCTCGTCACCGCGCCGGTTTCCGATCCGGGCCGCGAGACGTGGCGCGATCTGGTGGCGCACCGGCCGGGGTGCCTGATCCTGTCCCACACCGCCTTTGCCGGACATATCGTGCGGCTGGAGCGGGAAGGCGGGTTGCCGCGCATCGTGGTGCGCCGCATCGAGGACGGGGCGGAGCACGCCATCGCCTTCGCGGAGGAGGCCTATTCGCTCGGCATGTCCGGCGGCTACGAGGCCGACACCACCACGCTGCGCTTTACCTATTCCTCGATGACCACGCCGGCGCAGGTCTACGATTACGACATGGAGGCGCGCACCCGCGTGCTGCGCAAGGAGCAGGAGGTGCCGTCGGGACACGATCCGGCGCTCTACGTCACCCGGCGTCTGGAGGCCGTGGCGCCGGACGGGGAGACAGTGCCCGTCTCCGTGCTCCACCGGCGCGACATCGCGCTCGACGGCAGTGCGCCCTGCCTGCTCTACGGCTATGGCGCCTACGGCATCTCCATTCCCGCCTCGTTCTCCACCAACGCGCTGTCGCTGGTGGATCGCGGCTTCGTCTATGCCATCGCCCACGTCCGCGGCGGCAAGGACAAGGGCTTCCGCTGGTACAAGGCCGGGCGCCGCGAGGCGAAGGTCAACACCTTCACCGATTTCATCGCCGTCGCCCGCCACCTCGCCGCGCTCGGCTTCACCGCGCCAGGCCGGATCGTGGCCCAGGGCGGCTCGGCCGGCGGGATGCTGATGGGCGCGGTCGCCAACATGGCGCCGGACATGTTCGGCGGCATCATCGCCGAGGTGCCGTTCGTCGACGTGCTGAACACCATGCTCGACGCCACCCTGCCGCTGACGCCTCCCGAATGGCCGGAATGGGGCAATCCCATCGAGGACGCCGAGGCCTACCGGCGCATCAAGGCCTATTCGCCCTATGACGGCGTGAGCGCACAGGCCTATCCGGCCATCCTGGCGCTTGCAGGCCTGACCGATCCGCGCGTGACCTACTGGGAGCCGGCGAAATGGGTGGCGCGGCTGCGCGCCGCCAAGACCGATGCCAACCCGCTGCTGCTGCGCACCAACATGGACGCCGGGCACGGCGGCGCGGCCGGGCGTTTCGCGCGGCTGGAGGAAGTGGCGCTGGTGCAGGCCTTCGCGCTCGCCGTGACCGGCCGCGCCTGA
- a CDS encoding Na+/H+ antiporter subunit D has translation MAAGTDGAAVDIAAAMITVPTAARDWLVIVPVVLPLACGALGVMLRRFTRLQPVLAIVALALVAAADLALLARVMVEGPVTMVMGRWLPPFGIAFTVDPAGAALALTAAVCGLAGAFYALADVDGPARRAGFFPFLLLMLAGVSGSFLTGDIFNLYVWFEVLLISSFGLLVLGGTPRQIDGTVKYGLLNLIATTLFLIATGYLYGLIGTLNMADITIRLAGRPLDGPVIVIAALYLVAFGMKAAAFPLNAWLPASYHTPKIVVAAVFAGLLTKVGAYALLRTLAMLMPAERAALAPALAWIAALTILTSALLSLAQTEIRRSLGFMVITGIGFVLAGLAVGGERALSGSLLYAVHSMLAMTAIYLTVGAVERVAGSSSLARLGGLYRDYPWLSAAFFLLMLAVAGLPPMSGFWPKAVLVGAALDAGAGWLAAAMLAGGLLTTLALGRIWLLAFWRPAADGRKASAVRLPAAVIGPILALVAIVTWLGLAPETALAIATRGAAGLVDPGAYLDAVFGGGR, from the coding sequence ATGGCGGCAGGAACGGACGGCGCGGCGGTCGACATCGCCGCCGCGATGATCACGGTGCCGACCGCTGCGCGGGACTGGCTCGTCATCGTGCCGGTGGTGCTGCCGCTCGCCTGCGGGGCGCTTGGCGTTATGCTGCGGCGCTTCACGCGGCTGCAGCCGGTTCTGGCCATCGTCGCGCTCGCTCTCGTTGCCGCGGCCGATCTCGCCCTCCTCGCGCGGGTGATGGTCGAGGGGCCGGTGACCATGGTGATGGGGCGGTGGCTGCCGCCGTTCGGCATCGCCTTCACCGTCGACCCGGCCGGCGCCGCGCTCGCGCTCACGGCGGCGGTCTGCGGCCTCGCGGGCGCGTTCTATGCGCTCGCGGACGTGGACGGGCCGGCGCGCCGCGCCGGGTTCTTTCCGTTCCTGCTGCTGATGCTGGCCGGCGTCTCCGGATCGTTTCTGACCGGGGATATCTTCAATCTCTATGTCTGGTTCGAGGTGCTGCTCATCTCGTCCTTCGGCCTGCTCGTGCTCGGCGGCACGCCCCGGCAGATCGACGGCACAGTGAAGTACGGCCTGCTCAACCTGATCGCGACGACGCTTTTTCTGATCGCGACCGGCTACCTCTACGGCCTCATCGGCACGCTCAACATGGCGGACATCACAATTCGTCTCGCCGGGCGGCCGCTCGATGGGCCGGTGATCGTCATCGCCGCGCTCTATCTCGTCGCCTTCGGCATGAAGGCGGCGGCCTTTCCGCTGAATGCGTGGCTGCCGGCCTCCTACCACACCCCGAAGATCGTGGTCGCCGCGGTGTTCGCCGGGCTTCTCACCAAGGTCGGCGCCTATGCGCTGCTGCGCACGCTGGCGATGCTGATGCCGGCGGAGCGGGCGGCGCTCGCCCCGGCTCTCGCCTGGATCGCGGCGCTGACGATCCTGACGAGCGCGCTTCTCAGCCTGGCGCAGACGGAGATCCGGCGCAGCCTGGGCTTCATGGTGATCACGGGCATCGGCTTCGTGCTGGCGGGGCTCGCGGTCGGCGGCGAGCGGGCGCTGTCGGGCTCGCTTCTCTACGCGGTCCACTCGATGCTGGCGATGACGGCGATCTATCTGACGGTCGGGGCCGTCGAGCGGGTGGCGGGCTCGTCGTCGCTGGCGAGGCTAGGCGGGCTCTACCGCGACTATCCTTGGCTGTCGGCGGCGTTCTTCCTTTTGATGCTGGCGGTCGCCGGCCTGCCGCCGATGTCCGGCTTCTGGCCGAAGGCGGTCCTGGTCGGGGCGGCGCTCGATGCCGGGGCGGGGTGGCTCGCGGCGGCGATGCTGGCGGGCGGACTTCTGACCACGCTTGCCCTCGGCCGCATCTGGCTGCTGGCGTTCTGGCGCCCAGCCGCCGACGGCCGGAAGGCGTCGGCGGTCCGCTTGCCGGCGGCGGTGATCGGGCCGATCCTCGCGCTGGTCGCGATCGTCACCTGGCTCGGGCTCGCGCCCGAGACCGCGCTCGCCATCGCCACACGCGGTGCGGCCGGGCTGGTCGATCCCGGGGCCTATCTCGACGCCGTGTTCGGGGGAGGGCGATGA